The DNA region ATTGTGATTATTTAGACAGAAGAAAGTCAAGTGAAAACAATAGTTAATGTAGTCTCATGAAACTTTGGTGTTTAGAGGCTGATCACCAGCTGCTTTTTCCTTCTCTAGGAGGATGAGAGAAAGTGGGCTTTGGATGCAACATAAAGACCTCGGGTTAGACAGTTTCTTTACAGTGAGAACAATGGATTGCGTTGCCCAGGAAATTGTAAAATAGTCTCTAATGATCTTTAAAGAGATATTGGACACTTAATCATCTGGATTTATTTAGGTGTGGTcttggttaaagaaaaaaagaaggatcaAATAGCTTCATGCTTTTTCTATTTAATATACCCAGTAGATTCTTGATTAGGAGATGGAGAATGAACAAGATATACTCCAGTATCCTAACAACAATCAGCCTTAGGGAATCATTTTGAAAGCATCTGATTTGGTCTTAAATCTTTAGTACTTAACCAGATTGACGACATAGTGAAAAATTCTGGTGCCTGGTTTTATAGGGTGGAAGAAGGAAATGGAGTCAAGTGGTCAACACTGCATGTTAAGATCAGCAATGAGATTTTCCTTGCTGTAGTTCTGTTTTGACTGTTCTGGACAATATCAAATTAGTTTCAGTGGCTTGATTCTAGGCCAAGATTCTGGCAAGAGATTGTAGtctaattttgttttgttcaatCTCACTGGATTTCTCTCtcgtctttttctttcccttaggCTGAGGGTAAAAAGCTCGGATTAGTAGGCTGGGTCCAGAACACTGACCAGGGCACAGTGCAAGGACAATTGCAAGGTCCCACCTCCAAAGTACGTCATATGCAGGAATGGCTTGAGACAAGAGGAAGTCCCAAATCACACATTGACAGAGCAAGCTTCAACAATGAGAAAGTCATCTTAAAGTTGGATTACTCAGATTTCCAAATTGTTAAATAACGGTCTGAATTTAAATTTTCCAAGATACTCAGTGGTttcgtttttttatttttaatagagatAGAATTATTGTGTTCAATATTAGAATTTGTCAGTAAGTTATTTTAGTATCAGATATTTGATAGTTACTGTATATTATGTGTATGATGGAAGGATTACAACTGTACACAATTCTAATCAATAAAAACACAGAACCTTCCATGTAggatacttattttctttttggtaaacTTCATTGTGGGCAAAATAAGAGGtatttacttaataaatatctttGGGAAGAGAATTTTGAGGTAATTTAAAGAAGTCTGAAAGAAAGAGCAGTTacttttaatcatttctttttaatagtttccATGAGCTTTTCTTCAGGAAATTGCACCTGATAAGAACAAATACCACAAGTTCAATTTGTTAGCTGTTCAAATGATATTTTGGActaattgtttttcattttctggagTTTCTGCTGTCATTCCTGTCCTCTGCGTAAGGAATTCACATAAATTGATGTTATGGGCTAAATTATccgcccccccccaaattcatatgttgagtccTAACTCTGGATACCTCAGTATGGGACCACACTTGGAGACAGGACTTTtatagaggtaattaaggttaaatgaggtcattagggtgggccctaatccactaTGCCccagtgttcttataagaagaggaaatttggacacagccctgtgtgcacagaggaaagaacatgtgtgaagacagagggagaagacagCAATTTTACCAGCCAAGGAAAGAGGCCCCAGAAGAAATCATCATTTCAACACTTTGatctcagatttctagcctccagaactgtgacaaaataaatttctgttgttcaagccacccagtttggTACTTTGAtatggcagccttagcaaactaatacaagcaATAAGCATTTTGCTTCATCAGACTTAGATAATCTCCTGATTTGGTTtagtcagccattaaaaaaagtatatttcaAATGCTTATTGGGTTTGACAAGTTTGTCATaaattccaattttttaaaatacaaggtTTCAATGAAAACAGGACAAAGCAAAAACTGAAGGTTGGTTAACGAGTCCCAAAACACCTATTCTCACAATGCCCTTAGAGTTCCACTCTCATTCCACTAGAAAAGAAAGCTGCGGTGGTATTGGGAAGATACCAAAAAAGTCAGTGAAGGGAGtcttgtcctcatctgtaaattaagaATAGAGCTATATAGTTTCTCGGTCTTTTCCAGCTCTGAAATAATACTATAGATCTCTAATGGAAGGCTTTGGATTTATTAATTAATTGAGTACCTAACAtaagccaggcactgttcttgcCATGGGGATACAGCagcaaacaaaaatagacaaaatccATACCTTCAtatagcttacattctagtgagagaAGATAGACgataagcaaataaaatatatattgaattaaaTGGTAGTACGTGCAAAGGAGAGATGAGagaaggggaaagaagaaaacacaagtaaAAATTGCTAGAAACAGCTTTTCACGCCATGCTAAAACGGGATAAGGATTGAGAATTCGGGGTACTAGTGAGAAGAGACCTCGGCACACATGAGTACCGAAGTCGGGAACACCTGGTGCGCATGCGCATTGGGGTGTCAGGGACGAGCGGGTGTTCTTGGCGGGGTAGCTGAGAAGCGCATGCTCGCGGGCTCGCGCGTGCATGAGCCTCGCGTGCACGAGCCTTGCGAGCCAACGTGCGCGCGTCCGGCGTCCGAGGCGGTTGGTGTCAGGGAGCTGTTGAGGCGCCATACGAGGTGACTTGGGGAAAAGCACGCGACGGACGGATGATTCCGGGAGCTCTTCTACCACTAGAAGGGCCCTGGCGACCGCTGCGGGCTAACTTTACGGACCGGCTGCGCAGGGGCTCCGGGAGGCCCTCTGGCCTGCCTACAGCTGGGCGCCCGAGCCTGGGCAGGCTGGGGTTTCTGGTtgccagctgggggaggggatgggggtggagctTGGGTCTGGCGGGGTAGGCGGCCTCCGCCCTGCTCCCCGAAGCTTTCTTATTATCTCAGAACCCGGATGGAGTCGTCCCATTTGTCCCAGGAGCCCTGAAAGGACTGGGATATAATCAGGAAATCGTTGAGTTGGGTAGCAGTCGGAATACTTATTAAGCGTTTACCTCTCATTTTTTGCCGGCTGCAAAGTTCATGATGTTAGAAATCATCAGATCGGCAATTATCGCTCTGATTTTACCGGGTTTGAAAAACTAGCCCTACCACTTGCGAgaggtttccccccccccccaccaccatgcTGCTCTCAGCTGTGAAGGGAGGGGACCTTTAATTGCactataatcttattttttttacctGCCAGAAAACTTAAAATCAAGTTTAAACAGCCCCTTGCCATCATGATTATTGCCAAGGTAGTTTGAAGCCATCTGTGAAgaccaaaatacaaaataatagtaAGGGCCTTCTGAAAACTTATCAAAGTAATACATGAAcaagatttaaaaatcaaatgcagAACGGCTTATAATGACAAGGAATTTTCCTGCCCTATCCTTTCCCATTCTTAGTCTGTTTCCCCTGAGATAACTACATTtagccaataataataattattaatctcTTCTTGAcataatttgattttattttctcttgttccttcaccCTAGTTATTACAGTGTCTTAACACTTCATTATAAGTTTTTTCTAAAAGTCATGGTTATTGTGTAATGTATAAATGTTATGAAACTAGCTTGGACTTTTTTTCATGAATAATTTCTAGCTAATGTTTCTTAGCGGAATTTAGGCATCTGTTTTTGGTGAAGTGATTAGCATTTTGAACATGTCTTTGCAGGTCAACTTCAAGTGTGATTCTGATTTCACTTTAGGGCATATGGGATTTAGAGAGGAGcagtaaaaattatgaaattatgaaTGCTGTTTTGGATGTTAAATCCACTGCACCAAACAAGAGCTGTGTGATCTGCCTAGAGATCAGAGctataatttgttttgttttgttttacaatgtGGTTTAGTAAGAGATTTCATTTAcctcaaatatttctttataaagCTTGAGAGAAATGGTTGATGCCATGTAACTCCGAAgctttaaatgtgtgtgtgtgtgttttgttttgtttttcctcccatAGGCAATTATTTCCAGTCAGAAAAGGGAACCAGTGCCTGGCTTTCTCACCAGCTTTCTACCTGCCATGATCAAGTGCTTGTCAGTTGAAGTACAAGCCAGGTTGCGTTCTGGTTTGGCTATATGCTCCTTAGGCCAATGTGTTGAGGAGCTTGCCCTCAATAGTATTGATGCTGAAGCAAAATGTGTGGCTGTCAGGGTAAACATGGAAACCTTCCAAGTTCAGGTGATAGACAATGGATTTGGGATGGGGAGTGATGATGTAGACAAGGTGGGAAATCGTTATTTCACTAGTAAATGCGACTCTGTACAGGACTTGGAGAACCCAAGGTTTTATGGTTTCCGAGGGGAGGCCTTGGCCAGTATAGCTGACATGGCCAGTGCTGTGGAAATTTCATCCAAGAAGAACAAGTCAATGAAAACTTTTGTGAAGCTGTTTCAGAATGGAAAAGTCCTGAAAGCTTGTGAAGCTGACTTGACTCGACCAAGTGCTGGGACAACAGTCACCGTATATAACCTATTTTATCAGTTACCTGTAAGGAGGAAATGCATGGATCCTAGACtggagtttgagaaggttaggcAGAGGACAGAAGCTCTCTCACTCATGCacccttccatttctttctctttgagaAATGATGTTTCTGGTTCCATGGTTCTTCAGCTCCCTAAAACCAAAGACATATGTTCCCGATTTCGTCAAATTTATGGACTGGGTAAGTCCCAAAAGTTAagagaaatagattttaaatataaGGAGTTTGAGCTTAGTGGCTATATCAGCTCTGAAGCACATTATAATAAGAATATGCAGTTTTTGTTTGTGAACAAGAGGCTAGTTTTAAGGACAAAGTTGCATAAACTCATTGACTTTTtattaaggaaagaaagcattatATGCAAGCCAAAGAACGGCTCTGCCAGTAGGCAAACGAATTCAAGTCCTCGGCATCGGTCTAACCCAGAactccatggtatatatgtaatCAATATGCAGTGCCACTTCTGTGAGTATGACGTGTGCCTGGAGCCAGCAAAAACTCTGATTGAGTTTCAGAACTGGGATACTGTTCTGGTTTGCATTCAGGAAggagtaaaaatgtttttaaagaaagaaaaattatttgtggAATTATCAAGTGAAGACCTTAAGGAATTTAGTGAAGAAAATGATTTTAGTTTATTTAGTGCCACTCTTCAGAAGCAAGTGTCCTCTGATGAGAAGTGTGACCAGGTCAatttccaagaagcatgtaataATATTTTGGATTCCTGTGAAATGTTTAATTTGCAATCAAAAGCTGTGAAAAGAAAAGCTCCTGtagaaaacataaacacacaGAATTCTAGGGATTCAGAAGTtatcagaaaaaagacaaatgattCATTTTTGTACACTTACAAATCCGATGGGCCAGCCCATAGTAAAATGGAGTCATCTTTACAAAACGAAGATAGCGCTTGCTCAGAGTCAAGGATCTTAGAACAAGAGACAGCTGAAGCATCAGAATCAGGAGCAAATGAGAAACATAAAAAATCTTGCTTGGAACTTAACTCTTCAGAAAATCCATGTGGAACCAGTTCAGAAATGTTTGCA from Eschrichtius robustus isolate mEscRob2 chromosome 1, mEscRob2.pri, whole genome shotgun sequence includes:
- the ACYP1 gene encoding acylphosphatase-1 isoform X2, which codes for MSMAEGDTLISVDYEVFGKVQGVFFRKYTQAEGKKLGLVGWVQNTDQGTVQGQLQGPTSKVRHMQEWLETRGSPKSHIDRASFNNEKVILKLDYSDFQIVK